A part of Winslowiella toletana genomic DNA contains:
- a CDS encoding helix-turn-helix transcriptional regulator, whose product MDSSHKDNALYFNTLIAMTEHLSEPWGIKDLESRHVYMNKAAFLYTNTPADFSIEGKLDNEFPADWADSADNFIEHDRQTALTQNRVAVIETHYWYGKDALMPFVSEKIPVFNDQKQVIALVWNARPLNTLSPLIYINKQKPSVLTTEVSTDMFTKSELDIIFLMLQRLSTKEIANLYDVSHKTIENRVYNIYQKAGVHTLRQFEGFCKHNNLDNYIPDRLIAKGILFI is encoded by the coding sequence ATGGATTCTTCTCACAAAGATAACGCACTCTATTTTAATACCCTGATTGCCATGACTGAGCATCTGAGTGAGCCGTGGGGAATTAAGGATTTAGAATCACGCCATGTTTATATGAATAAAGCGGCGTTTCTCTATACCAATACGCCAGCTGATTTTTCGATTGAAGGCAAGCTTGATAATGAATTCCCTGCTGACTGGGCAGACAGCGCTGATAATTTTATTGAGCATGATCGACAAACGGCGTTGACGCAGAATCGCGTGGCGGTGATTGAGACCCATTACTGGTATGGCAAAGACGCCCTGATGCCTTTTGTCAGCGAAAAGATCCCGGTTTTCAATGACCAAAAGCAGGTTATCGCGCTGGTGTGGAATGCACGGCCGCTCAATACCCTGTCGCCGTTAATCTATATCAACAAGCAAAAACCCAGTGTTCTGACCACCGAAGTCAGCACCGATATGTTTACTAAATCAGAGCTGGATATTATATTTTTGATGCTGCAACGTCTTTCAACCAAAGAGATTGCTAATCTTTATGATGTCAGCCATAAAACTATCGAAAACCGCGTCTACAATATTTATCAAAAAGCGGGCGTTCATACCTTGCGCCAGTTTGAAGGCTTCTGTAAGCATAACAATTTAGATAATTATATCCCTGACCGTCTGATCGCTAAAGGCATCCTGTTTATTTAA
- a CDS encoding GNAT family N-acetyltransferase: MKINITDTPNAQDEEFVIDSLWAHNDTIEKVDIRPLFLTFTDDQHKIIAGLVARTWWGGLEVQYLWVSEAHRKNGLGLQLMQQAEQEAINRGCHMAYVDTFSFQAKGFYEKLGYQAYGKLGEYAHKHVRYYLAKNL; the protein is encoded by the coding sequence ATGAAAATTAATATTACCGATACACCGAATGCGCAGGACGAAGAATTTGTCATTGACAGCTTGTGGGCCCATAACGACACCATCGAGAAAGTCGATATCCGCCCGCTGTTTCTCACCTTCACCGACGATCAGCACAAAATCATTGCCGGACTGGTCGCCAGAACCTGGTGGGGAGGTCTGGAAGTGCAATATCTGTGGGTCAGTGAGGCACACCGTAAAAACGGCCTTGGCCTGCAGCTGATGCAGCAGGCGGAACAGGAGGCGATTAACCGCGGCTGTCATATGGCTTATGTCGATACCTTTAGTTTTCAGGCGAAAGGCTTTTATGAAAAGTTAGGTTATCAGGCTTACGGTAAATTAGGCGAATATGCCCATAAGCATGTGCGTTACTATTTAGCGAAGAACTTATAA